CCCGCTCGGCGGTTTCTGCAAGATCGTCGGGATGACGCCACAGGACGACGACGTCGATCCGGCCGACGAGCCCCGGGCCATGTGGCGGTTCGCGGTCTGGAAGCGCACCATCGTGATGGCCTCCGGATCGATCACCCACTTCATGCTCGCGATCGTCGCCCTCTGGTTCGCGGCGATCTTCATGGGACTGCCCAACCCCAACTTCCCGCAGACCGAGGCGCAGGTCCGGCAGGAGCCCTCGGTGATCGCGCTGGCCGACTGTGTCGTGGTCGAGAACGTCCAGCGCGCGTGCACCCCGAACGATCCGCCGAGCCCGGCCGCGCAGGCGCAGCTCCGTACCGGTGACCGGATCACGGCAGTGAACGGCGCCCCGGTCTCCACCTGGGGCCAGGTGCTCGACGTCATCCGGCGTGCGCCGACCAACACCCCGGCGAGGATCGACTTCGTCCGCGACGGCAACCCGCAGCAGGTGCAGGTCCCGCTCGCCTCGGTGCAGCGCCCACCGCTCGGCGACCCGTCCGGCCCGGTCTCCCCGGTCGCCGCGCTCGGCGTCGGCGTCAGCATCCAGACCCCGGGCATGGTCAAGTACAGCGCGATCGGCGCGTTCGGCGCGACCGCCGACTACACCGGCGAGATGGCGGTCGGCACCGTGCAGGCACTCCAGCGGATCCCGGAGAAGATCCCCGCCCTCTGGACCGCGATCACCGGCGGTGAGCGGGACGCGGACACCCCGATCAGCGTGGTCGGCGCCAGCCGGCTCGGCGGCGAGGCGGTCGCCAACGACGCCTGGGAGATCCTGGTCCTGCTCTTCATCTCGCTGAACTTCTTCGTCGGCATCTTCAACCTGCTACCGCTGCTGCCGCTGGACGGCGGGCACATCGCGATCGCCTGGTTCGAGCGGGTCCGGACCTGGACTTTCTCGCGACTCGGGCGACCCGACCCGGGTCGCGTCGACTATCTCAAGCTGATGCCCGTAACGTATGTGGTGATCCTGATCGGTGGGGCGTTCACGCTGCTCACCGTCACCGCGGACGTGGTAAATCCGATCACGCTCTTCTCAAGGTGAGTGTCCTGTGACCGCTGTCAGTCTCGGTATGCCGGCCGTACCTCCGCCACCACTCGCACCCCGGCGCAACAGCCGGCAGATCATGGTCGGATCGGTGCCGGTCGGCGGTGGAGCGCCGGTCTCGGTGCAGTCGATGACCACCACCCTGACCGCCGACGTGAACGCGACCCTTCAGCAGATCGCCGAGCTGACCGCCTCCGGTTGCCAGATCGTCCGGGTCGCCGTGCCGTCCCAGGACGATGTGGAGGCGCTACCGGCGATCGCGAAGAAGTCCCAGATCCCGGTGATCGCCGACATCCACTTCCAGCCGAAGTACGTCTTCGCCGCGATCGACGCCGGCTGCGCGGCGGTCCGGGTGAACCCGGGCAACATCCGCCAGTTCGACGACAAGGTGGCCGAGATCGCCCGCGCCGCCGAGGCGGCCCGGGTGCCGATCCGGATCGGCGTCAACGCCGGTTCGTTGGACAAGCGACTGCTCAGCAAGTACGGCAAGGCCACCGCTGAGGCGCTGGTCGAGTCGGCGCTCTGGGAGTGCTCGCTCTTCGAGGAGCACGGCTTCCGGGACATCAAGATCTCGGTCAAGCACAACGACCCGGTGGTGATGATCCGCGCGTACCGGCAGCTCGCCGAGCAGTGCGACTATCCGCTGCACCTCGGCGTGACCGAGGCGGGTCCGGCGTTCCAGGGCACGATCAAGTCAGCCGTCGCGTTCGGTGCGCTGCTGGCCGAGGGGATCGGCGACACCATCCGGGTCTCGCTCTCCGCGCCGCCGGTCGAGGAAATCAAGGTCGGCAACCAGATCCTGGAGTCGCTGGGTCTTCGTGAGCGCGGCCTGGAGATCGTCTCCTGCCCGTCCTGCGGTCGGGCCCAGGTCGACGTCTACAAACTCGCCGAGGAGGTCACCGCCGGTCTGGAAGGGCTGCCGGTGCCGCTGCGGGTGGCCGTGATGGGCTGCGTCGTGAACGGACCGGGCGAGGCCCGGGAGGCGGACCTCGGCGTCGCGTCGGGCAACGGCAAGGGCCAGATCTTCGTACGCGGCCAGGTGGTCAAGACCGTGCCCGAGGCGCAGATCGTCGAAACCCTGATCGAAGAGGCGCTGCGGTTGGCCGACGAGATGGGAGCCGAGCTCCCTGAGGAGCTGCGGGACATGATCGTCGGTCCCACCGTCACCGTGCACTAGCTTTGCTCGGTTTGTCGGGCGGCGTCCCCGCTCTGGGCGGGCAGGCTTGATCCCGCCGAGGGCAC
The Micromonospora pisi DNA segment above includes these coding regions:
- a CDS encoding M50 family metallopeptidase, coding for MLYLLGVVIIALGILISVSLHEAGHMVTAKLFGMKVTRYFVGFGPTVWSFQRGETEYGLKAIPLGGFCKIVGMTPQDDDVDPADEPRAMWRFAVWKRTIVMASGSITHFMLAIVALWFAAIFMGLPNPNFPQTEAQVRQEPSVIALADCVVVENVQRACTPNDPPSPAAQAQLRTGDRITAVNGAPVSTWGQVLDVIRRAPTNTPARIDFVRDGNPQQVQVPLASVQRPPLGDPSGPVSPVAALGVGVSIQTPGMVKYSAIGAFGATADYTGEMAVGTVQALQRIPEKIPALWTAITGGERDADTPISVVGASRLGGEAVANDAWEILVLLFISLNFFVGIFNLLPLLPLDGGHIAIAWFERVRTWTFSRLGRPDPGRVDYLKLMPVTYVVILIGGAFTLLTVTADVVNPITLFSR
- the ispG gene encoding flavodoxin-dependent (E)-4-hydroxy-3-methylbut-2-enyl-diphosphate synthase: MTAVSLGMPAVPPPPLAPRRNSRQIMVGSVPVGGGAPVSVQSMTTTLTADVNATLQQIAELTASGCQIVRVAVPSQDDVEALPAIAKKSQIPVIADIHFQPKYVFAAIDAGCAAVRVNPGNIRQFDDKVAEIARAAEAARVPIRIGVNAGSLDKRLLSKYGKATAEALVESALWECSLFEEHGFRDIKISVKHNDPVVMIRAYRQLAEQCDYPLHLGVTEAGPAFQGTIKSAVAFGALLAEGIGDTIRVSLSAPPVEEIKVGNQILESLGLRERGLEIVSCPSCGRAQVDVYKLAEEVTAGLEGLPVPLRVAVMGCVVNGPGEAREADLGVASGNGKGQIFVRGQVVKTVPEAQIVETLIEEALRLADEMGAELPEELRDMIVGPTVTVH